One genomic window of Actinoplanes lobatus includes the following:
- a CDS encoding class II 3-deoxy-7-phosphoheptulonate synthase: MRREWHQLSHPGVGNPAFQTSRPSTDSAEDEALGLDHWRSLPRVQMPPWPDMGEVAEVCKVLDNVPSIVAPYEVDQLRHRLAEVCEGRAFLLQGGDCAETFADNTESHLLANARTLLQMAVVLTYGASMPVVKVARVAGQYTKPRSSLTDSLGLPAYRGDLINSLDADEAARVADPQRMIRAYANSAAAMNMLRAYLSGGLADLHGLHDWNKDFVRASPAGERYEAIAREIDRALDFIRACGMTDNEALRTVSLYCSHEALALEYDRALTRVSDGKAYGLSGHFLWIGERTRQLDHAHIDFISRIANPIGVKIGPGTSPDTAIELCEKLNPSNVPGRLTLISRMGNGKVRDVLPPIVEKVHASGAKVVWQCDPMHGNTHESSNGYKTRHFDRVVDEVLGYFEVHRGLGTHPGGIHIELTGEDVTECLGGAQGIEDLDLPDRYETACDPRLNTQQSLELAFLVAEMLRG, encoded by the coding sequence ATGCGCCGTGAGTGGCATCAGCTCAGTCATCCCGGGGTGGGCAACCCGGCCTTCCAGACGTCCCGCCCGTCCACCGACTCGGCCGAGGACGAGGCTCTCGGCCTCGACCACTGGCGATCCCTGCCGCGGGTGCAGATGCCGCCCTGGCCGGACATGGGCGAGGTCGCCGAGGTCTGCAAGGTCCTCGACAACGTGCCGTCGATCGTCGCGCCGTACGAGGTCGACCAGCTCCGGCACCGGCTCGCCGAGGTCTGCGAGGGACGGGCGTTCCTGCTCCAGGGCGGCGACTGCGCCGAGACGTTCGCCGACAACACCGAGAGCCACCTGCTCGCCAACGCGCGCACCCTGCTCCAGATGGCGGTGGTGCTGACCTACGGCGCCTCGATGCCGGTGGTGAAGGTGGCCCGGGTCGCCGGGCAGTACACCAAGCCCCGCTCGTCGCTGACCGACTCGCTGGGCCTCCCGGCCTACCGGGGTGACCTGATCAACTCGCTGGACGCGGACGAGGCGGCCCGCGTCGCCGATCCGCAGCGCATGATCCGGGCGTACGCGAACTCCGCCGCCGCCATGAACATGCTCCGGGCGTACCTTTCGGGTGGTCTTGCCGACCTGCACGGGCTGCACGACTGGAACAAGGACTTCGTCCGCGCCTCCCCGGCCGGCGAGCGCTACGAGGCGATCGCCCGGGAGATCGACCGCGCCCTCGACTTCATCCGCGCCTGCGGCATGACCGACAACGAGGCGCTGCGCACGGTCAGCCTCTACTGCTCGCACGAGGCCCTCGCCCTGGAGTACGACCGGGCGCTCACCCGGGTCTCCGACGGCAAGGCCTACGGGCTGTCCGGCCACTTCCTGTGGATCGGCGAGCGCACCCGCCAGCTCGACCACGCGCACATCGACTTCATCAGCCGCATCGCCAACCCGATCGGCGTCAAGATCGGCCCCGGCACGTCGCCGGACACCGCCATCGAGCTGTGCGAGAAGCTGAACCCGTCCAATGTGCCCGGCCGCCTGACGCTGATCAGCCGGATGGGCAACGGCAAGGTCCGCGACGTGCTGCCGCCCATCGTGGAGAAGGTGCACGCCTCCGGCGCCAAGGTCGTCTGGCAGTGCGACCCGATGCACGGCAACACCCACGAGTCGTCGAACGGCTACAAGACCCGCCACTTCGACCGGGTCGTCGACGAGGTGCTCGGCTACTTCGAGGTGCACCGCGGCCTCGGCACCCACCCGGGCGGCATCCACATCGAACTGACCGGCGAGGACGTCACCGAGTGCCTCGGCGGCGCCCAGGGCATCGAGGACCTCGACCTGCCGGACCGTTACGAGACGGCTTGCGACCCGCGCCTCAACACGCAGCAGAGCCTGGAGCTGGCGTTCCTCGTCGCCGAGATGCTCCGTGGCTGA
- a CDS encoding threonine aldolase family protein: protein MADLRSDTVTRPTKGMREAMAKAAVGDDVFGDDPTVNAFEAYVAELFGHEAALFTPSGTMANQIALQLVVPAGGELLAGADAHVVTYELGSAALYGGISTRTWGSEGAALDVERIAAMIRPAGYPSVPTAAIAVEQTHNLGGGGVVPLATLQHLRAVADAQGVALHCDGARIWHAHVADGVTLAEYGALFDTLSVCLSKGLGAPVGSLVIGSRERITRARLIRKRMGGGMRQVGILAAAGRYALDHHIQRLTEDHERARIIAEALAPFGVVDPEQVRTNLVPLDLSKHDLDAPSLTAQAAERGVLISAMLPRVARLVTHLDLDDESMDQTIEVLSELLAAP, encoded by the coding sequence GTGGCTGACCTGCGGTCGGACACCGTCACCCGCCCCACCAAGGGCATGCGGGAGGCGATGGCGAAGGCAGCGGTCGGCGACGACGTGTTCGGCGACGACCCCACGGTCAACGCGTTCGAGGCGTACGTGGCCGAGCTGTTCGGGCACGAGGCGGCGCTGTTCACCCCGTCCGGCACGATGGCCAACCAGATCGCGCTGCAACTCGTCGTCCCGGCCGGCGGCGAGCTGCTGGCCGGCGCGGATGCGCACGTGGTCACCTACGAGCTGGGCTCCGCCGCGCTCTACGGCGGCATCTCCACGCGCACCTGGGGCTCGGAGGGCGCCGCCCTGGACGTCGAGCGGATCGCCGCGATGATCCGCCCGGCCGGCTACCCCTCGGTGCCGACCGCCGCGATCGCCGTCGAGCAGACCCACAACCTCGGCGGTGGGGGCGTCGTTCCGCTCGCCACGTTGCAGCACCTGCGCGCGGTGGCCGACGCCCAAGGGGTGGCGCTGCACTGCGACGGCGCCCGGATCTGGCACGCCCATGTCGCCGACGGGGTGACCCTCGCCGAGTACGGCGCCCTCTTCGACACCCTGTCGGTGTGCCTCTCCAAGGGTCTGGGCGCGCCGGTCGGGTCGCTGGTGATCGGCAGCCGGGAGCGGATCACCCGGGCCCGGCTGATCCGCAAGCGGATGGGCGGCGGCATGCGGCAGGTCGGCATCCTGGCGGCCGCCGGCCGGTACGCCCTCGACCACCACATCCAGCGGCTCACCGAGGACCACGAGCGCGCCCGGATCATCGCCGAGGCCCTCGCCCCCTTCGGCGTGGTCGATCCGGAACAGGTGCGTACGAACCTGGTCCCCCTGGACCTGTCGAAGCACGACCTGGACGCGCCCTCGCTGACCGCACAGGCCGCCGAGCGTGGCGTCCTGATCTCGGCCATGCTGCCGCGGGTCGCCCGCCTCGTCACCCACCTGGATCTGGACGACGAGTCGATGGATCAGACCATCGAGGTCCTCAGCGAGCTTCTCGCAGCCCCTTGA
- a CDS encoding deoxyribonuclease IV: MSHRIGSHTKTSGGLAKAALPYVDAAGSETLQVYVSNSRGWALPAGDPKQDTLFRDGIGERDLPAYIHASLLVNLGSPTELTVERSVATLEHALLRGRAIGATAVVYHAGSSVDESHAGKALHQLREALLPLLDRASAEGLPRLLVEPSAGGGRSLASKVQDLEPYLAAVENHPWMGVCFDTCHAWAAGHDLATPGGMTATLDALLAAVGPGRLQLVHANDSKDECGSTRDRHETIGKGRIGSAPFAELFAHPATAGVPIIVETPTVEHEGHAADIALLKGLREAR; the protein is encoded by the coding sequence GTGAGCCATCGGATCGGTTCGCACACGAAGACGTCGGGAGGGCTGGCCAAGGCCGCCCTCCCCTACGTCGACGCGGCGGGCTCGGAAACCCTTCAGGTGTACGTCTCCAACTCCCGTGGCTGGGCGCTGCCGGCCGGCGACCCGAAGCAGGACACCCTGTTCCGGGACGGGATCGGAGAGCGGGACCTGCCCGCGTACATTCACGCGTCGCTGCTGGTGAACCTGGGTTCGCCGACCGAGCTGACGGTGGAGCGGTCGGTCGCCACGCTGGAGCACGCCCTGCTGCGCGGTAGGGCGATCGGCGCGACCGCGGTCGTCTACCACGCGGGCAGCTCGGTCGACGAGTCGCACGCCGGCAAGGCGCTGCACCAACTGCGCGAGGCGCTGCTGCCACTGCTCGACCGGGCGTCCGCCGAGGGCCTGCCCCGGCTGCTGGTGGAGCCGAGCGCGGGCGGCGGCCGCAGCCTGGCGTCGAAGGTGCAGGACCTGGAGCCCTACCTCGCGGCGGTGGAGAACCACCCGTGGATGGGCGTCTGCTTCGACACCTGCCACGCCTGGGCGGCCGGGCACGACCTGGCCACCCCGGGCGGCATGACGGCGACGCTGGACGCGCTGCTCGCCGCGGTGGGGCCGGGCCGGTTGCAGCTCGTCCACGCGAACGACTCGAAGGACGAGTGCGGTTCGACCCGGGACCGGCACGAGACGATCGGCAAGGGCCGGATCGGGTCGGCGCCGTTCGCGGAGCTGTTCGCGCATCCGGCCACCGCCGGGGTGCCGATCATCGTGGAGACGCCGACCGTGGAGCACGAGGGGCACGCGGCGGACATCGCCCTGCTCAAGGGGCTGCGAGAAGCTCGCTGA
- the pknB gene encoding Stk1 family PASTA domain-containing Ser/Thr kinase: MDTTVADTLIGTTIDGRYRITGRVARGGMATVYRATDERLERTVALKIIHPSQATNVHFVDRFTDEAKTIARLTHPNVVAVYDQGRHQGLPYLVMEFVQGKTLRELLSQRVKLTPVEALAILDQMLAAIAAAHRAGLVHRDVKPENVLVAEAPSGGSADLVDAVVKVADFGLARAIEASSVDDTGQLMATVAYVAPELVQTGQADARTDVYSAGVVLFEMLTGRVPYDGAEPIEVAWQHVDNDVPVPSTIAPGLPPVLDQLVSRATRRDPGSRPTDAGAMLSEVQAARDGLGVTHAETAMLRQIPGRPGAGDATTIVPTVSAPDATAIVPPVQGGNYQASHRPSWARLPEQGGRSSAPHRRSAPPAAGAAGFFEDRRRVMLTALVALMALVVIGSTWWVTSGRYTETPQLLTMSQDQAVAYAKQQGFEVFIGDGQYSETVPEGSVVSQDPGPLAKIVKGDTIRVILSLGPEVHPVPELEGQELTYAKAELEALRLKVKQGKAVYSDTAPEGVVISTDPKAGTELKPGSTVTLVLSKGKAPITVPNLVGENINNARTILAQRGLQAAEETVESDKPADTVIGQSPKAGTGAEKNTKVTLQVSKGPAQLTLPDLTNQPCQQAQATLQGMGFQVQINIDPNATVRQQNPPGGTPVPPNSVVQLTCFL; encoded by the coding sequence ATGGACACCACAGTCGCCGATACGTTGATCGGCACAACGATTGACGGGCGCTACCGGATCACCGGTCGCGTCGCCCGTGGTGGCATGGCGACCGTCTACCGCGCCACCGACGAGCGCCTCGAGCGCACCGTCGCACTGAAAATCATTCACCCCTCGCAGGCCACCAACGTCCACTTCGTCGACCGGTTCACCGACGAGGCGAAGACGATCGCCCGCCTCACGCACCCGAACGTCGTGGCCGTCTACGACCAGGGCCGCCACCAGGGTCTCCCCTACCTGGTGATGGAGTTCGTGCAGGGCAAGACGCTGCGTGAGCTGCTCAGCCAGCGGGTCAAGCTGACACCGGTCGAGGCGCTCGCGATCCTCGATCAGATGCTGGCCGCGATCGCCGCCGCGCACCGCGCCGGTCTGGTGCACCGTGACGTCAAGCCGGAGAACGTGCTGGTCGCCGAGGCGCCCAGCGGCGGGTCCGCGGACCTGGTGGACGCCGTGGTCAAGGTCGCCGACTTCGGTCTGGCGCGGGCCATCGAGGCGAGCAGCGTCGACGACACCGGGCAGCTCATGGCGACCGTGGCCTACGTGGCCCCGGAGCTGGTGCAGACCGGTCAGGCGGACGCGCGCACCGACGTCTACTCGGCCGGCGTCGTGCTCTTCGAGATGCTCACCGGCCGGGTGCCGTACGACGGCGCCGAACCGATCGAGGTGGCCTGGCAGCACGTGGACAACGACGTGCCGGTCCCGTCCACGATCGCTCCGGGCCTGCCCCCGGTCCTCGACCAGCTCGTCTCCCGGGCCACCCGGCGTGACCCCGGCTCCCGGCCCACCGACGCCGGCGCCATGCTGAGCGAGGTGCAGGCGGCCCGTGACGGCCTCGGCGTCACCCACGCGGAGACGGCGATGCTGCGCCAGATCCCGGGCCGGCCCGGCGCGGGCGACGCCACCACGATCGTGCCCACCGTGTCCGCGCCGGACGCGACGGCCATCGTGCCGCCGGTCCAGGGCGGCAACTACCAGGCGTCGCACCGCCCGTCCTGGGCGCGGCTGCCGGAGCAGGGTGGCCGGAGCAGCGCGCCGCACCGGCGGAGCGCCCCGCCCGCCGCCGGTGCGGCCGGGTTCTTCGAGGACCGCCGCCGGGTCATGCTGACCGCGCTGGTCGCCCTGATGGCGCTGGTCGTGATCGGCAGCACCTGGTGGGTCACCTCGGGGCGGTACACGGAGACACCCCAGCTGCTCACGATGAGCCAGGACCAGGCGGTCGCGTACGCGAAACAGCAGGGTTTCGAGGTCTTCATCGGCGACGGGCAGTACAGCGAGACCGTGCCCGAGGGCTCGGTGGTCAGCCAGGACCCGGGCCCGCTGGCGAAGATCGTCAAGGGCGACACGATCCGGGTGATCCTGTCGCTGGGCCCCGAGGTGCATCCGGTTCCGGAGCTGGAGGGCCAGGAGCTGACCTATGCCAAGGCCGAGCTGGAGGCACTCAGGCTGAAGGTGAAGCAGGGCAAGGCGGTCTACAGCGACACCGCGCCGGAGGGTGTGGTGATCTCCACCGACCCGAAGGCGGGCACCGAGCTCAAGCCCGGTTCGACGGTGACGCTGGTGCTGAGCAAGGGCAAGGCGCCGATCACGGTGCCCAACCTGGTCGGCGAGAACATCAACAACGCTCGTACGATCCTGGCGCAGCGGGGCCTGCAGGCCGCCGAGGAGACGGTGGAGAGCGACAAGCCCGCCGACACGGTGATCGGGCAGAGCCCCAAGGCGGGCACCGGCGCGGAGAAGAACACCAAGGTCACCCTCCAGGTGAGCAAGGGTCCCGCGCAGCTCACCCTGCCCGACCTGACGAACCAGCCGTGCCAGCAGGCGCAGGCCACGCTCCAGGGCATGGGCTTCCAGGTGCAGATCAACATCGACCCGAACGCCACGGTCCGGCAGCAGAACCCGCCGGGTGGCACTCCGGTCCCGCCGAACAGTGTGGTGCAGCTGACTTGCTTCCTGTGA
- a CDS encoding Rv2175c family DNA-binding protein, which yields MFSDLVWHAVQVTEPVTTGPAGWITLPDVSEKLGLSISKVHQLIRERALLAVRRDGIRVVPAELVANATVLKHLPGVLNLLHDAGYNDEEALRWLYEPDEGLGGNAAVALGGPLAREAKRRAQALGF from the coding sequence ATGTTCTCCGATCTGGTCTGGCACGCTGTACAGGTGACCGAACCCGTAACCACCGGCCCCGCCGGTTGGATCACCCTGCCGGATGTGTCCGAAAAGCTTGGTTTGTCGATCAGCAAGGTGCACCAGCTGATCCGGGAACGCGCGCTGCTCGCGGTCCGCCGGGACGGCATCCGGGTGGTGCCGGCCGAACTGGTCGCCAACGCGACCGTGCTCAAGCACCTGCCCGGCGTCCTGAACCTGCTGCATGACGCCGGGTACAACGACGAAGAAGCCCTCCGGTGGCTCTACGAGCCGGACGAGGGTCTCGGTGGGAACGCCGCCGTCGCCCTCGGCGGCCCGCTCGCCCGCGAGGCCAAGCGGCGCGCCCAGGCCCTCGGCTTCTGA
- a CDS encoding lycopene cyclase domain-containing protein, giving the protein MRQFGYLSVLAGCLLAALWLEPILKVNVLRRGRRLILTILPVAAVFILWDLAAIAAGHWTFDPEQITGVHLPGDLPLDEVLFFLVVPLCAILGFEAVRAVLRRPAGDEEL; this is encoded by the coding sequence ATGCGGCAGTTCGGCTACCTGTCCGTCCTGGCCGGGTGCCTGCTGGCGGCGCTCTGGCTGGAGCCGATCCTCAAGGTCAACGTGCTCCGCCGCGGGCGCCGCCTGATCCTGACCATCCTGCCGGTGGCGGCGGTCTTCATCCTGTGGGATCTGGCCGCCATAGCCGCAGGGCATTGGACATTCGACCCGGAGCAGATCACCGGCGTCCACCTGCCCGGCGATCTGCCCCTGGACGAGGTGCTTTTCTTCCTGGTCGTGCCGTTGTGCGCGATTCTCGGCTTCGAGGCGGTCCGGGCCGTCCTGCGCCGCCCGGCCGGAGACGAGGAACTGTGA
- a CDS encoding lycopene cyclase domain-containing protein: MTYTTAALLGVAIVVVVDLFVLRTRLVTRLVFWATYPIICTFQLISNGILTGRGIVVYDPAAIIGWRLVHAPVEDLLFGFALILLTLSVWITLGRRGIQRTPAAGEGSALLRRLRS, translated from the coding sequence GTGACATACACCACAGCTGCTCTGCTGGGTGTCGCGATCGTGGTCGTTGTCGACCTGTTCGTCCTCCGTACCCGTCTGGTCACCAGACTGGTCTTCTGGGCGACATACCCGATCATCTGCACGTTTCAGCTGATCTCCAACGGCATCCTGACCGGGCGCGGGATCGTCGTCTACGACCCGGCGGCGATCATCGGCTGGCGCCTCGTCCACGCCCCGGTGGAAGATCTCCTCTTCGGCTTCGCCCTGATCCTGCTCACCCTCTCCGTCTGGATCACCCTGGGCCGCCGCGGCATCCAGCGCACCCCCGCGGCCGGCGAGGGAAGCGCCCTGCTCCGCCGCCTCCGCTCCTGA
- a CDS encoding CDP-alcohol phosphatidyltransferase family protein: MTWDQYAEAWAGLHGGFDPRRASALVRGWVRLAYRTGSWLGARRVTPFTVTLAGVLLCLAVPLAVPAGAGGLAFGAALVLLAAAADGLDGAVAVITGRVSRAGYVYDSVADRIGEAAWLAAFWLAGAPAWLTVSTGAASWLHEYVRARAAAAGMPDIGVVTVGERPTRVAVTVAGLIVASLAVVVAPGWVPAVLAVAVAAWLVLQLIGLGQLTVAVRAALR, translated from the coding sequence GTGACCTGGGATCAGTACGCGGAGGCGTGGGCCGGGCTGCACGGCGGCTTCGATCCGCGACGGGCGTCGGCGCTGGTCCGGGGGTGGGTGCGGCTGGCGTACCGGACCGGGTCCTGGCTCGGGGCCCGGCGGGTCACGCCGTTCACGGTGACCCTCGCCGGGGTGCTGCTCTGCCTGGCCGTACCGCTCGCCGTGCCGGCCGGGGCGGGCGGCCTCGCGTTCGGCGCCGCGCTGGTGCTGCTCGCGGCGGCCGCGGACGGGCTGGACGGGGCGGTCGCCGTGATCACCGGGCGGGTCAGCCGGGCCGGATACGTGTACGACTCGGTCGCCGACCGGATCGGTGAGGCCGCCTGGCTGGCCGCCTTCTGGCTGGCGGGCGCCCCGGCCTGGCTCACGGTCAGCACCGGGGCGGCGAGTTGGCTGCATGAGTACGTTCGCGCGCGGGCCGCGGCCGCCGGCATGCCGGACATCGGCGTCGTCACGGTCGGGGAACGGCCCACCCGCGTCGCCGTCACCGTCGCGGGCCTGATCGTCGCGTCACTGGCCGTCGTGGTCGCGCCCGGCTGGGTCCCCGCGGTTCTCGCCGTCGCCGTCGCGGCCTGGCTGGTCCTCCAGCTCATCGGTCTGGGACAGCTCACCGTCGCGGTCCGCGCCGCTCTCCGCTGA
- the metF gene encoding methylenetetrahydrofolate reductase [NAD(P)H] → MSLGLPSRLPGAPSVGELIRGPAPTFSFEFFPPKTPAGEQLLWQAIRELESLRPSFVSITYGAGGTTRDTTVAVTERVATETTLLPMAHLTAVNHSVAELRNVIGRLAGAGISNILAVRGDPPGDPMGEWVRHPDGILYAEDLVRLIRAAGDFTVGVAAFPYKHPRSADVETDTQHFVRKCRAGADFAITQMFFDAEDYLRLRDRVVASGSDTPIVPGVMPVTRMATIERSAQLSGAPFPPALLERFERVAGDEEAVRALGIETCVDMCARLLDEGVPGIHFITLNRSTATREVWQQLAPAEVATAA, encoded by the coding sequence GTGTCTCTCGGACTTCCCTCCCGGCTTCCCGGCGCGCCGTCGGTCGGTGAGCTGATCCGCGGCCCGGCGCCCACCTTCTCGTTCGAGTTCTTCCCACCGAAGACGCCAGCCGGTGAGCAACTGCTCTGGCAGGCGATCCGGGAGCTGGAGTCGCTGCGGCCCAGCTTCGTCTCGATCACCTACGGGGCGGGCGGCACCACCCGTGACACCACCGTCGCCGTCACCGAACGTGTCGCCACCGAGACGACGCTGCTGCCGATGGCGCACCTCACGGCGGTGAACCACTCCGTCGCCGAGTTGCGCAACGTCATCGGGCGGCTGGCCGGCGCCGGAATCAGCAACATCCTGGCGGTTCGCGGCGACCCGCCCGGCGACCCGATGGGCGAGTGGGTGCGGCATCCCGACGGGATCCTGTACGCGGAGGATCTGGTCCGCCTGATCCGTGCGGCCGGCGATTTCACCGTCGGGGTGGCGGCGTTCCCCTACAAGCATCCGCGCTCGGCCGACGTGGAGACCGACACCCAGCACTTCGTCCGCAAATGCCGGGCCGGGGCGGATTTCGCGATCACCCAGATGTTCTTCGACGCCGAGGACTACCTGCGTCTCCGCGATCGGGTCGTGGCCTCGGGCAGCGACACCCCGATCGTGCCCGGCGTCATGCCGGTGACCCGGATGGCCACGATCGAACGGTCCGCCCAGCTCTCCGGCGCGCCCTTCCCGCCGGCTCTGCTGGAACGGTTCGAGCGGGTCGCCGGGGACGAGGAGGCGGTGCGGGCCCTGGGCATCGAGACGTGCGTGGACATGTGCGCCCGGCTCCTGGACGAGGGCGTTCCCGGGATCCACTTCATCACCCTGAACCGGTCCACCGCGACCCGGGAGGTCTGGCAGCAGCTGGCCCCTGCCGAGGTCGCCACCGCTGCCTGA
- a CDS encoding polyprenyl synthetase family protein, producing the protein MTNSPLESAGLRPRVDKALSGFLATQRAHLLEIDTALAEVADAVSAFVLGGGKRLRPAFAYWGFRGAGGADSDEVVAAVSALELVQASALIHDDLMDRSDTRRGEPSVHRRFELLHTAEGWRGAAAGFGDSAALLLGDLAMVWSDELLHSSGMALADLARARPVFDQMRTEVTVGQYLDVLTQATGDTSLERAGKVARFKSAKYTVERPLLLGAALAGGGPEVFASYAAFGLPLGEAFQMRDDVLGVYGDPAQTGKPAGDDLREGKRTYLVAAAYQAVDEATRQHMESALGDPALDDTGVERLRTIIREAGALAATESRIETLTTEALTALAEAPIEDEARTVLHALAEASTHRSG; encoded by the coding sequence GTGACGAACTCTCCGCTCGAGTCGGCCGGCCTGCGGCCGCGTGTCGACAAGGCGCTCTCCGGTTTCCTCGCCACCCAGCGCGCCCACCTGCTGGAGATCGACACGGCGCTGGCCGAGGTGGCCGACGCGGTGTCGGCGTTCGTGCTCGGTGGCGGCAAGCGGCTGCGGCCGGCGTTCGCGTACTGGGGTTTCCGCGGCGCGGGCGGCGCCGACTCGGACGAGGTCGTGGCGGCCGTCTCGGCGCTGGAGCTGGTGCAGGCGAGCGCGCTGATCCACGACGACCTGATGGACCGGTCCGACACCCGGCGCGGGGAGCCGTCGGTGCACCGCCGGTTCGAGCTGCTGCACACCGCCGAAGGCTGGCGGGGCGCGGCGGCCGGGTTCGGCGACTCGGCGGCGCTGCTGCTCGGCGACCTGGCCATGGTCTGGTCCGACGAGCTGCTGCACTCGTCCGGGATGGCACTGGCCGACCTGGCCCGGGCGCGGCCGGTCTTCGACCAGATGCGGACCGAGGTGACCGTCGGCCAGTACCTGGACGTGCTCACCCAGGCGACCGGCGACACATCCCTGGAACGCGCCGGCAAGGTGGCCCGCTTCAAATCGGCGAAGTACACGGTCGAACGCCCGCTCCTGCTGGGCGCGGCCCTCGCCGGCGGCGGCCCCGAAGTGTTCGCGTCGTACGCGGCGTTCGGCCTTCCGCTCGGCGAGGCCTTCCAGATGCGCGACGACGTCCTGGGCGTCTACGGCGACCCGGCCCAGACCGGCAAACCGGCCGGCGACGACCTCCGCGAGGGCAAGCGAACCTACCTGGTGGCCGCGGCCTACCAGGCGGTGGACGAGGCCACCCGGCAGCACATGGAGTCGGCTCTCGGCGACCCGGCCCTGGACGACACCGGCGTGGAACGCCTCCGAACGATCATCCGGGAGGCGGGCGCCCTGGCCGCCACCGAATCCCGGATCGAAACCCTGACCACCGAGGCCCTGACCGCACTGGCCGAGGCCCCCATCGAGGACGAGGCCCGAACCGTCCTGCACGCCTTGGCCGAGGCCTCCACCCACCGTTCCGGCTGA
- a CDS encoding HNH endonuclease, whose amino-acid sequence MSAVLVLNADCGPLHRVSLRHAIRMLFRQVAVVHEAQQDTRIGVYPVPTVVRLVSYVVTRWRRGRGPGWSRAGVLLRDGRKCAYCGDSASTIDHVLPRSRGGRNEWLNTVAACGRCNNRKRDRTPAEARMPLRMTPFAPIWAVTLT is encoded by the coding sequence ATGAGTGCGGTTCTGGTTCTCAATGCCGACTGCGGGCCGCTGCACCGGGTCAGCCTCCGGCACGCGATCCGGATGCTGTTCCGCCAGGTCGCCGTGGTGCACGAGGCCCAGCAGGACACCCGGATCGGGGTCTACCCGGTGCCGACCGTGGTGCGGCTGGTCTCCTACGTGGTGACGCGGTGGCGGCGCGGGCGCGGCCCGGGCTGGTCGCGGGCCGGTGTGCTGCTGCGGGACGGGCGAAAGTGCGCCTACTGCGGCGACTCCGCCTCGACCATCGACCATGTTCTGCCCCGCTCGCGAGGCGGCCGCAACGAATGGCTGAACACCGTCGCGGCCTGCGGTCGCTGCAACAACCGCAAGCGCGACCGCACCCCCGCCGAGGCCCGCATGCCACTCCGGATGACCCCGTTCGCCCCGATCTGGGCGGTAACGCTCACCTGA